Proteins encoded together in one Maricaulis maris window:
- the pyrE gene encoding orotate phosphoribosyltransferase has product MTRDEVLDEFRAAGALLEGHFILSSGLRSPVFLQKARVFSEPARTERLCKALAEKVKAQLHDTPTVIVSPAVGGIVPGYETARQMGLKALYVERENGEFTLRRGFELTEQDKVLVVEDIVTTGLSSRECIEAINKTGARVIAEACLVDRSGGEADVGVPLIALTEYKVPAYPADQLPPELEAIPATKPGSRGLA; this is encoded by the coding sequence ATGACCCGCGATGAAGTCCTGGACGAATTCCGCGCCGCCGGTGCCCTGCTCGAGGGCCATTTCATCCTGTCGTCCGGTCTGCGCAGCCCGGTCTTCCTGCAAAAGGCGCGCGTCTTCTCCGAACCGGCGCGCACCGAACGTCTGTGCAAGGCATTGGCGGAGAAGGTGAAAGCCCAGCTGCATGACACGCCGACCGTGATTGTGTCGCCGGCTGTGGGCGGAATTGTTCCCGGCTATGAAACCGCCCGCCAAATGGGTCTCAAGGCGCTTTATGTCGAGCGCGAGAATGGCGAGTTCACACTGCGCCGCGGCTTCGAGCTGACCGAACAGGACAAGGTGCTGGTGGTGGAGGACATCGTCACCACCGGTCTGTCGTCGCGCGAATGTATCGAGGCGATCAACAAGACCGGCGCCCGTGTCATCGCCGAGGCCTGCCTGGTCGACCGCTCGGGCGGCGAGGCCGATGTCGGCGTACCGCTGATCGCGCTGACCGAATACAAGGTGCCGGCCTATCCGGCCGATCAATTGCCGCCGGAGCTGGAAGCCATCCCCGCGACCAAGCCGGGCAGCCGCGGCCTCGCCTGA
- the acpS gene encoding holo-ACP synthase, whose product MIIGLGSDLMDIRRIENSIERFGDRFIQRVFTEIEQAKSDKRRMRAASYAKRFAAKEAGAKALGTGIARGVSWKEIGVVNLPGGKPTLEFKGRALERALALTPPGHEPFAHITITDDHPWAQAFVVLEARPLGHHLDGLAHG is encoded by the coding sequence ATGATCATCGGCCTCGGCTCCGACCTGATGGATATTCGGCGTATCGAGAACTCGATCGAACGCTTCGGGGACCGCTTCATCCAGCGTGTCTTCACCGAGATCGAGCAGGCCAAGTCGGACAAGCGGCGGATGCGGGCGGCCAGCTATGCCAAGCGCTTTGCCGCCAAGGAGGCCGGCGCCAAGGCGTTGGGTACCGGGATTGCGCGCGGGGTCTCCTGGAAGGAGATCGGCGTTGTCAATCTGCCCGGCGGCAAGCCGACCTTGGAATTCAAGGGCCGGGCGCTGGAGCGCGCCCTGGCGCTGACCCCGCCCGGCCATGAGCCCTTTGCCCATATCACCATCACCGATGACCATCCCTGGGCCCAGGCTTTTGTCGTGCTGGAAGCGCGGCCGCTGGGTCACCATCTCGACGGGCTCGCTCATGGCTGA
- a CDS encoding NYN domain-containing protein gives MAFYPDERIGLFIDGANLFSTTKALDFDIDFKRLLDEFRKRGKLIRANYYTALLEHEDYNPLRPLVDWLDYNGFSVITKPAKEYTDDHGRRRIKGDMDIELAVDMLEAATYLDHIIVFTGDGDFRYALAAARAKGARVSVVSSLKTSPSMISDDLRREADAFIELDDLRAMIGRSGGAS, from the coding sequence ATGGCTTTTTATCCCGACGAACGCATCGGTCTTTTCATTGACGGCGCCAATCTTTTTTCGACCACGAAAGCGCTCGACTTTGATATCGATTTCAAACGCCTTCTCGATGAGTTTCGCAAGCGCGGCAAGCTGATCCGGGCCAATTACTACACCGCCCTGCTTGAGCACGAGGACTATAACCCGCTGCGACCACTGGTCGACTGGCTCGATTACAACGGCTTCTCGGTGATCACCAAGCCGGCGAAGGAATACACCGACGATCATGGTCGTCGCCGGATCAAGGGCGACATGGATATCGAGCTCGCCGTCGACATGCTGGAGGCCGCTACCTATCTCGACCACATCATCGTCTTTACCGGCGATGGTGACTTCCGCTACGCGCTGGCCGCCGCCCGGGCGAAGGGCGCGCGGGTCTCGGTCGTCTCCTCGCTGAAGACCAGCCCGTCGATGATTTCCGACGATCTGCGCCGCGAAGCCGATGCCTTCATCGAGCTCGACGACCTGCGGGCGATGATCGGTCGTTCCGGAGGCGCTTCATGA
- a CDS encoding pyridoxine 5'-phosphate synthase translates to MSIRLGVNIDHVATIRNARGGDHPDPVRAARQASEAGADGITAHLREDRRHIRDTDIDRLMAEIDLPLNLEMAATPEMLDIALRHKPHAVCLVPEKREERTTEGGLDVAAGHNVIAPFVRQLREAGSRVSLFIEPDPVQIAVAEAMGAAVVELHTGAYCEAWLAGDTARLEHHLKRLQAASTIAHERGLEVHAGHGLTYDTVKPIAAIPEVIELNIGHFLIGEAIFRGLREAVGTMRGLIEEARAGQDS, encoded by the coding sequence GTGAGCATTCGTCTCGGCGTCAATATCGATCACGTGGCCACGATCCGGAACGCCCGGGGCGGCGATCATCCGGATCCCGTGCGCGCGGCCCGGCAGGCGTCTGAGGCAGGCGCCGACGGGATCACCGCGCACCTGCGCGAAGACCGTCGCCATATCCGCGACACGGATATCGACCGGCTGATGGCCGAGATCGACCTGCCGCTCAATCTGGAAATGGCGGCAACGCCGGAAATGCTCGACATCGCCCTGCGTCACAAGCCGCATGCGGTCTGCCTGGTGCCGGAAAAGCGCGAGGAGCGCACCACCGAGGGCGGGCTGGATGTCGCCGCCGGTCACAATGTGATCGCGCCCTTTGTGCGTCAGCTGCGCGAGGCCGGCAGCCGCGTCTCGCTCTTCATCGAGCCCGACCCGGTCCAGATCGCCGTCGCCGAAGCCATGGGCGCTGCCGTGGTGGAGCTTCACACCGGCGCCTATTGCGAAGCCTGGCTCGCCGGCGATACGGCCCGGCTCGAGCATCACCTCAAACGCCTCCAGGCGGCCTCCACGATCGCCCATGAGCGCGGGCTAGAAGTCCATGCCGGGCACGGCCTGACCTACGACACCGTCAAACCGATTGCCGCCATCCCGGAAGTGATCGAGCTCAATATCGGCCATTTCCTCATCGGCGAAGCCATCTTCCGCGGCCTGCGCGAAGCGGTCGGGACGATGCGCGGGCTGATCGAGGAAGCGCGGGCGGGGCAGGACTCGTGA
- the folK gene encoding 2-amino-4-hydroxy-6-hydroxymethyldihydropteridine diphosphokinase: MKTEKPSDRIYIALGANLSHGACSPRATLALARLALTEAGLPVVAASSDWHSPAWPDPSDPPYVNAVVEIASTASAREILDALHTIEARFGRERGVRNAPRPLDLDLIDCRGERIEAEDGLVVPHPRATGRAFVLLPLAEIAPGWTDPVSARTITELIAALPQADRSATYALQEG, translated from the coding sequence ATGAAGACAGAAAAACCGTCCGATCGCATTTATATAGCGCTCGGCGCCAACCTGTCACACGGGGCGTGTAGCCCGCGCGCGACCCTTGCCCTGGCGCGGCTCGCCCTGACCGAGGCCGGCCTGCCGGTCGTGGCGGCCTCGTCGGACTGGCACAGCCCGGCCTGGCCCGATCCGAGTGATCCGCCTTATGTCAACGCAGTCGTCGAGATCGCCTCGACCGCTTCGGCGCGTGAAATTCTTGATGCCCTGCATACGATCGAGGCCCGGTTTGGGCGCGAGCGTGGCGTCCGCAACGCCCCGCGGCCACTGGACCTCGACCTGATCGACTGCCGCGGTGAGCGGATTGAAGCCGAAGATGGCCTGGTCGTCCCTCATCCGCGGGCAACAGGGCGGGCTTTCGTTCTGCTGCCACTGGCCGAGATTGCGCCGGGGTGGACCGATCCCGTGAGCGCCCGCACAATCACCGAACTGATCGCTGCGCTCCCGCAGGCGGATCGCAGCGCAACATACGCGCTGCAAGAGGGCTGA
- the rnc gene encoding ribonuclease III, translating to MADPIAQLETRIGYVFTDKSLIERALTHGSFAEGRKTIPTYERLEFLGDRVLGLMTAEALFKSFDKADEGALAPRLNSMVRKETCADVARAVDLGAALRIGRSEEKGGGRNKNSILGDACESLMAAIYLDGGRPAVQAFFDHHWGPRIEALKAKPLDGKSALQEWAAKTGHGVPRYTLTERSGPDHRPVFTVQVTVTPLAPETGEGSSKQAAERAAAEALLKREGQHV from the coding sequence ATGGCTGATCCGATCGCCCAGCTGGAAACCCGGATAGGCTATGTCTTCACCGACAAGAGCCTGATCGAGCGCGCCCTGACCCATGGCAGTTTCGCCGAGGGCCGCAAGACCATCCCGACCTATGAACGGCTCGAATTTCTCGGCGATCGCGTGCTTGGCCTGATGACCGCGGAAGCGCTCTTCAAGTCCTTCGACAAGGCCGATGAAGGCGCCCTCGCGCCACGGCTGAACTCGATGGTCCGCAAGGAGACCTGCGCCGATGTGGCGCGTGCGGTCGATCTCGGCGCGGCGCTGCGGATTGGCCGTTCGGAAGAGAAGGGCGGCGGTCGCAACAAGAATTCCATCCTCGGCGATGCCTGCGAGTCGCTGATGGCGGCGATCTACCTCGATGGCGGCCGCCCGGCGGTCCAGGCCTTCTTTGATCATCATTGGGGGCCGCGCATCGAGGCGCTCAAGGCCAAGCCGCTGGACGGCAAGTCGGCGCTGCAGGAATGGGCCGCGAAGACCGGCCATGGCGTTCCGCGCTATACACTCACCGAACGATCCGGGCCGGATCACCGCCCCGTTTTCACCGTGCAGGTCACGGTCACACCCCTTGCGCCCGAGACGGGCGAGGGCAGTTCCAAGCAGGCGGCCGAGCGGGCCGCCGCCGAGGCGCTGCTGAAACGCGAAGGACAGCATGTCTGA
- the era gene encoding GTPase Era translates to MSDTPKRCGFVAVIGSPNAGKSTLVNALVGEKVTIVTHKVQTTRFAVRGVALAGEAQIVLVDTPGVFAPKTRLDKSMVAAAWTGAGEADSIMHVVDAGARARMEHGGSKSGDSRMVEDDDRVTEGLRKSQQKAILVLNKVDLMPRDQLLAMSQDLYETGVYSEVFMISAKTGSGVPQLRAFLADLMPEGVWHYPADQVADLPARILAAEITREKVYLRLHEELPYASMVETEVWKKLRDGSLRIEQSIIVERETQKPIVLGKGGSAVKAIGEASRRELEEVLGCKVHLFLNVKVDAKWMARRSHYKDVGLDFDV, encoded by the coding sequence ATGTCTGATACTCCCAAACGCTGCGGCTTTGTCGCCGTCATCGGTTCGCCCAATGCCGGCAAGTCGACCCTGGTCAATGCGCTGGTCGGCGAGAAGGTCACCATCGTCACCCACAAGGTGCAGACGACCCGCTTCGCCGTGCGCGGCGTGGCGCTGGCCGGTGAGGCCCAGATCGTCCTTGTCGACACGCCCGGCGTGTTCGCGCCCAAGACCCGGCTCGACAAGTCGATGGTGGCGGCGGCCTGGACCGGAGCCGGTGAGGCAGACTCGATCATGCATGTGGTCGATGCCGGCGCCCGTGCCCGCATGGAGCATGGCGGCTCCAAGAGCGGCGATAGCCGCATGGTCGAAGATGATGACCGCGTCACCGAAGGCCTGCGCAAGAGCCAGCAGAAGGCCATTCTCGTGCTCAACAAGGTCGATCTGATGCCGCGCGACCAGCTGCTGGCGATGTCGCAGGACCTCTACGAGACCGGCGTCTATTCCGAAGTCTTCATGATCTCCGCCAAGACCGGCTCTGGCGTGCCGCAGCTGCGCGCCTTTCTCGCCGACCTGATGCCGGAAGGCGTCTGGCACTATCCGGCCGACCAGGTCGCCGACCTGCCGGCCCGGATCCTCGCGGCCGAGATCACCCGCGAGAAAGTCTATCTGCGCCTGCACGAGGAATTGCCCTACGCCTCGATGGTCGAGACCGAGGTCTGGAAGAAGCTGCGCGACGGTTCGCTGCGCATTGAGCAATCCATCATCGTCGAGCGCGAGACCCAGAAACCCATCGTGCTGGGCAAGGGCGGCAGCGCCGTGAAAGCCATCGGCGAAGCCTCCCGCCGCGAACTTGAAGAGGTGCTGGGCTGCAAGGTCCACCTCTTCCTCAATGTGAAAGTCGACGCCAAATGGATGGCGCGGCGCTCGCACTACAAGGATGTGGGTCTGGATTTCGACGTCTGA
- the rpoZ gene encoding DNA-directed RNA polymerase subunit omega yields the protein MARVTVEDCIDKIPNRFRLVLMAAHRARNISAGSELTIDRDNDKNPVVALREIADETLDMDSLKDSLVNGLQRVLPSEDEEESAREERGQQLEALPAPPVELDEAEMLKALQNDRDGAPDGRL from the coding sequence ATGGCTCGCGTCACCGTCGAAGACTGCATTGACAAGATTCCCAATCGTTTCCGTCTGGTCCTGATGGCAGCGCATCGCGCTCGCAACATCTCGGCCGGCTCCGAGCTGACGATTGATCGTGACAACGACAAGAACCCCGTTGTTGCCCTCCGTGAGATCGCCGACGAGACGCTCGACATGGACTCCCTGAAGGACAGCCTGGTCAACGGTCTGCAGCGCGTGCTGCCGAGCGAGGACGAGGAAGAGTCGGCCCGTGAAGAACGTGGCCAGCAACTCGAAGCCCTGCCGGCCCCGCCGGTCGAGCTCGACGAAGCCGAGATGCTCAAGGCACTCCAGAACGACCGGGACGGCGCGCCTGACGGCCGCCTCTAA
- a CDS encoding uracil-DNA glycosylase, translated as MSAGIPPEAPLDCPLCPRLVAFREKTAAEHPDWHNAPVESFGKADARLLIIGLAPGLRGANRTGRPFTGDWAGDLLYATLDRFGFSRGTYASHAGDGVELVDAMITNAVRCVPPENKPVGAEANACRPYLTSRIAAMSQLRAILCLGKISHDNTLRALGLPLKAATFGHAATADLVGPGGPVRLFDSYHCSRYNTNTGRLTQAMFDGVFADIRAYLDHG; from the coding sequence ATGAGCGCAGGCATTCCGCCCGAAGCTCCGCTGGACTGCCCGCTCTGCCCGCGCCTTGTTGCCTTCCGCGAGAAAACGGCGGCCGAGCATCCCGACTGGCACAACGCCCCGGTCGAGTCGTTCGGGAAAGCGGATGCGCGTCTGCTGATCATCGGTCTGGCGCCGGGCCTGCGCGGCGCCAACCGGACGGGACGCCCCTTCACCGGCGACTGGGCCGGCGATCTCCTCTACGCGACGCTCGACCGCTTCGGGTTTTCGCGCGGGACCTATGCCAGTCATGCCGGAGATGGCGTCGAACTCGTCGACGCGATGATCACCAATGCCGTGCGCTGTGTCCCGCCCGAGAACAAGCCGGTCGGTGCAGAGGCCAATGCCTGTCGCCCCTATCTCACCAGTCGCATCGCCGCCATGTCGCAGCTCCGGGCCATTCTCTGCCTCGGCAAGATTTCCCACGACAACACCCTGCGCGCGCTCGGCCTGCCGCTGAAGGCCGCGACCTTCGGGCATGCCGCGACGGCCGATCTTGTCGGCCCCGGTGGGCCGGTCCGGCTCTTCGACAGCTATCACTGCTCGCGCTACAACACGAATACCGGACGCCTGACGCAGGCCATGTTCGACGGAGTCTTCGCCGACATTCGCGCCTATCTCGACCACGGTTAA
- a CDS encoding RelA/SpoT family protein, translated as MIARIRRYFPKVDADFVRRAYDFAAEAHRPQRRQSGEPYFAHVAQVAMILAELRMDVATVCTGLLHDTVEDTPATLEDLTDAFSEEVAGLVNGVTKLGQMELRSKRTKQAENLQKLVVAISADIRVLIVKLCDRLHNMRTLDAISRQDKRERIALETLEIYAPLARRIGINRVCVELEDLAFEHLNPAAHESINTRLKRLREQHAQDVSIVSAAMTESLLQAGIEGRIFGREKRPYSIWRKLERKGLTFEEIADIYAFRLIVDTPDNCYRALGVIHQAWRCVPERFRDFISLPKPNNYRSLHTTVMGPKNVRVELQIRTEAMESVAESGVAAHWRYKNSTYTYDATAAQAAGGDPLERLRPFVEILNQGGDPEEFLEHAKLEMFADQVYCFTPKGDLISLPVGATPLDFAYAVHTELGHTTVAAKINGRERPLRTQLHNGDVVAIVKGGVRHPPAGWENLAVTGRARAAIRRLIRESERDEFHRIGKIMAEHAFRREGRTLIEDDLKDALSRLEIKDVGDLYETLGRGRISSGDLLNAAFPGRLDERPDTVGRDLIQDSKARLYVRGRGLTQGVTLHFAECCSPLPGDRIVGLLRKEKGIEIHTIDCERLAQFEESGMDEWLDLAWTAEAEDNAVSMARIRAVMHNEPGALAEIAKTVSENRGNIASVTTRNRASDFFDMEFDVEVFDTRHLANILAAIRMCETVVSAERARASTEEIKES; from the coding sequence TTGATAGCGCGTATCCGGCGCTATTTTCCGAAAGTTGACGCCGACTTCGTGCGGCGGGCCTATGACTTCGCCGCGGAGGCCCACCGGCCTCAACGGCGCCAGTCGGGTGAGCCCTATTTCGCGCATGTCGCGCAGGTGGCAATGATCCTGGCCGAATTGCGCATGGATGTCGCGACGGTCTGTACGGGCCTGCTTCACGATACGGTCGAGGATACGCCGGCGACGCTGGAAGACCTGACTGACGCCTTCTCCGAGGAGGTTGCCGGCCTGGTCAATGGCGTGACCAAGCTTGGCCAGATGGAGCTGCGGTCCAAACGCACCAAGCAGGCCGAAAACCTCCAGAAACTCGTCGTCGCGATCTCGGCCGATATCCGCGTCCTGATCGTCAAGCTGTGCGACCGCCTCCACAACATGCGCACGCTCGACGCCATTTCGCGGCAGGACAAGCGCGAACGGATTGCGCTGGAGACGCTCGAGATCTACGCGCCCTTGGCCCGTCGGATCGGCATCAACCGGGTCTGTGTCGAGCTTGAGGACCTGGCGTTCGAGCACCTCAACCCCGCCGCCCACGAATCGATCAATACCCGGCTGAAGCGTTTGCGTGAGCAGCACGCGCAAGACGTTTCGATTGTCTCTGCGGCGATGACCGAGAGCCTGCTTCAGGCGGGCATTGAAGGTCGCATCTTCGGTCGCGAGAAGCGGCCCTACTCGATCTGGCGCAAGCTGGAGCGCAAGGGGCTGACGTTCGAGGAAATTGCCGACATCTATGCCTTCCGCCTGATCGTCGACACGCCGGATAATTGTTATCGTGCGCTGGGTGTCATTCACCAGGCATGGCGCTGCGTGCCCGAACGCTTCCGTGATTTCATTTCCCTGCCCAAGCCCAATAATTATCGCTCCCTGCACACCACGGTGATGGGCCCGAAGAATGTCCGGGTCGAGTTGCAGATCCGCACCGAGGCCATGGAATCGGTGGCTGAAAGCGGCGTTGCTGCGCATTGGCGCTACAAGAACTCCACCTACACCTATGACGCCACGGCTGCCCAGGCGGCGGGAGGCGATCCGCTGGAAAGGCTGCGGCCCTTCGTCGAAATTCTCAACCAGGGCGGTGATCCGGAAGAGTTTCTCGAGCACGCCAAGCTCGAGATGTTTGCCGATCAGGTCTATTGCTTCACGCCCAAGGGCGACCTCATCTCGCTGCCGGTCGGCGCGACACCGCTGGATTTCGCCTACGCCGTCCATACCGAGCTGGGCCACACCACCGTGGCGGCCAAGATCAATGGCCGCGAGCGACCGCTGCGCACGCAATTGCACAATGGCGACGTGGTCGCGATCGTGAAGGGCGGGGTGCGTCATCCGCCGGCAGGCTGGGAAAATCTCGCGGTCACCGGTCGGGCCCGCGCCGCGATCCGCCGCCTGATCCGCGAGAGCGAGCGCGACGAGTTCCACCGGATCGGCAAGATCATGGCCGAGCACGCCTTCCGCCGCGAAGGCCGGACCCTGATCGAGGATGACCTCAAGGACGCGCTGTCACGGCTTGAGATCAAGGATGTCGGCGATCTCTACGAGACCCTGGGCCGTGGACGGATCAGCTCGGGTGATCTGCTCAATGCCGCCTTCCCGGGGCGTCTCGACGAACGGCCCGATACGGTCGGACGTGACCTCATCCAGGATTCCAAGGCGCGCCTTTATGTGCGCGGCCGGGGCCTGACCCAGGGCGTCACCCTGCATTTCGCCGAATGCTGTTCGCCGCTGCCGGGGGACCGCATCGTCGGCCTGCTGCGCAAGGAAAAGGGAATCGAGATCCACACCATCGACTGCGAACGCCTCGCCCAGTTCGAGGAAAGCGGGATGGATGAGTGGCTCGATCTCGCCTGGACTGCCGAGGCCGAGGACAATGCCGTGTCGATGGCGCGGATCCGCGCGGTCATGCACAACGAGCCCGGTGCCCTGGCGGAGATTGCCAAGACGGTGTCGGAAAACCGCGGCAATATCGCCAGCGTCACAACCCGCAACCGCGCGTCGGATTTCTTCGACATGGAATTTGACGTCGAAGTGTTCGATACCCGCCATCTGGCCAACATCCTGGCCGCGATCCGCATGTGCGAGACCGTTGTCTCGGCCGAGCGGGCGCGTGCGTCGACCGAGGAGATCAAAGAATCATGA